The segment GCTGCTCGgaacggcggcggcggcgggtgGCCCCGGGGGACAGCATTGGCGGCAGCACCGGCGCAGTGCGGGAGGGTGCGGCTCGTCCCTGAAGGGCACTTCCGGCGGCGGGGCACTTCCGGCGCGGGACGGTGCCGGCGGCGGGCGCCATGGGGAGCCGCGGGCAGGCgagttacacacacacaaaaacacacacaaatacacacaaacacacacaaacgCACGTACTCTGTCCGTGCTGGGAGATTGCAGCTTTGTAGCTTTTGTCGAGCCAAAAACCATAGACTTTcaggacaagaaaataaaaaactagGTAAAGGAATGTAGCGGTTTGCGCGCAAAGGCCATTGCGGGAAAAGAAAGCGAGAAGTGTGATAAGCAGAGGGTAAAATACATCAGAAGCACGTGAGAGTAAGCTAGGGAAAAACAGGGACCTAAGAATTAATAAGCCCTTTCATTACTGCTGTGTAATTTCCTGTCGGTGCCTCTTTCGGAAGTGTCTTGAAGCCTAGTTTGGGGAGTACAGTCGACGGGTATTGGCGGAGCTCTCTGTTAATGCAGGTGGCTGTAGAGGTCAGAGGTGTCTGCATTAATACATCCTGATCAAGACCATCTAGTTCAGCTTTTCACCATTGCGGCTGGCGTCGTGAAAAGTTTCCAGGAGGGGTTTGGAGAAGTTGAACCAGAGAATATCCTTGGCTGGAAGAGAGCCACAAAAATGATGGAGTCCAGCCCCTGGTCTTGCACAGGACCATCTccaggagtcacaccatgtACCTGAGGAAGTTGTGCATAAGCCTCCTGAACTCttgtcaggctggtgctgtgacccctggcctggggagcctgttcagtgcccagaCACCTTTTGGTAAAGAACCTTCTCCTGATAGCCAGCGTGAGTgtcccctgacacaacttcaggccattcccttgaATCCTGTCACTGGATACCAGAGAGGGGATTGgtgcccctccttctcctcttgtGAAGAACCTAGAACATGGACTTCTCTATGGGTAGGAAGATGCCTGAAAATGGCTCACAAATTGCTGaaaataagcataaaaaaatttaagttttgCCATACATGTGTTCAGCATAAAACCACATGTAATATTAATCTGCTATTTGAAAAGATGGCAAATATACTATATGGGAATAAAAATTTTAGGATATTAAAATACCTGCAAAACGAGAAGTTTATTTGTTGAGTTTTAATTCTGTGAGTTTACCTTCCACAGATTCATCCATCTAGGGAATGGTGCAGTTAAAGGCAACATGGCTCTGttcatttgctgtgttttttctgagctgcagctctgtgtttcttCTGTGTCCTTCTAAAAATACTTGGCATACTAATTGTGAGAGAACAAATTGAGATTATTATTAAGTACTTGGAATTGTGCCCTCTAGAGATGCCACAACATGATAGGAAGTACTAGAAGGAGCTTCAAAAGGCATATTGTTTTCAAGATTATGTTTTTCTGGTGGTTGTCAGAGTTTCTTTTCAGTCTGTGGCAGACACCAAAAAAGTCTCATAAGGATTTGAGGGTTTCTGTGATTCATTGCAGTCTGTGTGAATGATCAACCAAAACCACATCGCTGTGAGCTGTGATTCTctgggggttttattttcatacatATTCAGCTGTGTCTTCTCTACACTGTAAATCCTAACTTTCTGAGTGTTTGCTTTTACTGAAGTGTTCGTTTGCTGACCTGGAAGTTGTATTTAAGGGAAGGACTTTGCATTGGTTTTGCCACACCACCTGTAGAAGAGTTTTATGTGAGAATACTTcagccatttctttttctatctttttcaATAGCTAGAGAATATGCACTGATGTAACCTTGATAATTCCTTCAAGTAACTTGACCTTTGGAGTTATTCCAGTTCTGTTGGGTTTATTTGACATTGGCACAATAAATAATGCTTGTGTCCATgtattttcaggattttatttccATCATGCCAAATAATTATTTAGGATGTGGTGCCAGCATTTTAGAGTAATTTGACATATCTAGACCTGTCTAAGATTTTGATGACATCACAGCAGCTTTGACCGCAAGTGATTTAATCAGGAATTTAAGTAAAACCTCTTAGATATTGATTCTATATCAAATTCTGTGCTGAATGGAAAGAACATGAAAtttaaaccaaaacattttcagctgtAACATGTTCATTTTAACTAACAATCCTGCTAGCAAATAAGTTAATTCTATTGATGTTGTATTGGCAGGTTTTGAAGCTTTTTAAGTTGTTACACAGAACACGGcaagaagtttttaaaaatgatacCAAAGCTCTCGAAGGTGAGATACTTGTTTTGTGTAGTGTGTGCTTACCTGTGTTTCGAGGAACTTTCTTCTTGGAATGCAGAGAAAGATAATTCTTAATGTAATCTTTCTTCAAATTACTCCCATAATTTTCAAGTAATAATTGGGAAAACTTGTGTGTCCATAATGAGATATCctttaatttgaaacaaaaaaatggtCCTTATATTCAAGCACCCAACACATATTTTGGAAGGGAAacatctctttttaaaatgtttctgatcTTCTTgggagatatttttcttttggttttttttttaacttctcttcAGTCCAGCCAGAGCATAGTTAGCTGTACTAATTAATTCTCTATGTGTGGTTTTTCCTCAAGGGATTAATCCTGCTTTTTTAGTACCTTGTGTATGCAATACAGAATGCTAAATTGGGaatcttattttatttgtatatcACTCAACTTAAAATATGACATCATGTGAATTACATGGAGGTCTTTCATTGAAATACTTTGATCAGAGTGCCCCAGGACTGTGCCATAAAGGACTTGAGATTCTTAACTTTGGGGCAGCGACaaattcaaaatacaatttttgttCACtctttagttttttgtttgctttatttagcTGCGAGACAAAAGAT is part of the Camarhynchus parvulus chromosome Z, STF_HiC, whole genome shotgun sequence genome and harbors:
- the LYRM7 gene encoding complex III assembly factor LYRM7 isoform X1, whose amino-acid sequence is MYLRKLCISLLNSCQAGAVTPGLGSLFSAQTPFGKEPSPDSQRECPLTQLQAIPLNPVTGYQRGDWCPSFSSCEEPRTWTSLWVLKLFKLLHRTRQEVFKNDTKALEAARQKINEEFRNNRDEASEEKINELLKIASDVEVILRTSVIQAVHTDSDKIVLIPRKDLLQDNTPYLDKPTKKQES